TGGCGCGTAACGCCCCGGTCCGTACGACCTCGGCGGTGAGCTCGCCGATCCGCTCCTCGACCACCGGGGCCTTGCCGTCGTTGACCAGGTCGACCTTCACCTGGTTCACGTCGACGCCGATGACCTCGTGCCCCTTGCCGGCCAGGCACGCGGCCGACACGCAGCCCACGTAGCCGAGCCCGAAAACGCTGACCTTCATGACTGGTTACTCCCCCCAGGCCGGCTGTCCCGGCCTGCTGTACGCGCCCTGTCCGGACGCCGGTCCCCGTGCATCAGTAGGCCCCCTGGCCGTGGATCACCGCGCGCAGCGTCTTCCACAAGATCACTGTGTCGAGGGCGAGCGACCAGTCCTCCACGTACCGCAGGTCGAGGCGGACCGCCTCCTCCCACGGCAGGTCGCTGCGCCCGCTGATCTGCCACAGACCGGTCAGGCCCGGCTTGACCAGCAGCCGCCGCCTGATGTCCGGGCCGTACGCGGCGGACTCCTCCGGCAGCGGTGGCCGCGGCCCGACGAGCGACATCGATCCGGTGAGTACGTTGAACAGCTGCGGGAGTTCGTCGATCGAGTACCGCCGCAGCACCGCCCCCACCCGGGTGACCCGCGGGTCCCTGCGGAGCTTGAAGAGCAGTCCCGCGCCTTCGTTGTGTTCGGCCAGCTGGGCGCGTGCCTTGTGCGCCCCGGTGACCATGGTGCGGAACTTGAAGATGGTGAACTCGCGGCCGTCCTTGCCGACTCTTCGCTGGCGGTAGAGCGCGGCGCCCCGGCTGTCCGCGAGGACGAGCATCGCGACGAGGGCCATCAGCGGCGCGAACAGGAGCAGCAGGACCGCCGCGCCAAGCCGGTCGACGATGCCTTTGACCACCCGGCGGCCCCCGGTGAAGGTCGGCATGCTCACCCGCAGGAGCGGGATGCCGAGCACCGCGTCGACGTGCAGCCGCGGTCCCGCCACCTCCATCAGGACGGGGGCCACGACCATTTCGGCGTCGCTGCCCTCCAGGTTCCAGGCCAGCCGTTGCAGCCGGTCCG
The sequence above is a segment of the Streptomyces sp. Je 1-369 genome. Coding sequences within it:
- a CDS encoding sugar transferase, with amino-acid sequence MRQGGLVSPFPSARGRLTNGAISQPTTEWEQRYRRTVIISDTLATAFVVAGIGIFFGARDAANWHEKWGILAFGTELLVLGALAVSRAWAPSVLGQGAEEFRRLGRSLFTAVVVLALGGIALTSRNIKLWIFVAIPAIGLVTMTARYLLRLRLHKRRQDGRCLRPVLAAGSPATVRDLITRARKLPHLGWRVEAVCTADGIGPDGDHLDGVPIVGGLADVANHVRRDGYRVVAVTPDPHWSPDRLQRLAWNLEGSDAEMVVAPVLMEVAGPRLHVDAVLGIPLLRVSMPTFTGGRRVVKGIVDRLGAAVLLLLFAPLMALVAMLVLADSRGAALYRQRRVGKDGREFTIFKFRTMVTGAHKARAQLAEHNEGAGLLFKLRRDPRVTRVGAVLRRYSIDELPQLFNVLTGSMSLVGPRPPLPEESAAYGPDIRRRLLVKPGLTGLWQISGRSDLPWEEAVRLDLRYVEDWSLALDTVILWKTLRAVIHGQGAY